From one Ignavibacteria bacterium genomic stretch:
- a CDS encoding phosphate/phosphite/phosphonate ABC transporter substrate-binding protein, with product MRIARWYVLALVLAIIWLSAKPLFKSRELGSKERPINLMLTPSTDAQAIIRNGEELGAYLYKKTGLHVRVSVPNYYITVVEAFGTSRADIAIMNTFSYLLANSKYNAQPVLKVKRRHGELSYRGEFIVRADRGITSLSQLEGKTIAFVDPSSTSGYIYPSEMLKRQNIKPKEEMFANGHSQVVMKVYQGEVDAGAVFYSPPDTVTGELLDARCKVATQFPDVYERVKIIALTDPIPNDPVVVRNGLPHEIVEKLVSALMEFQTTDQGKAALMAIASVEGFVRTNNSDYNEVRNLVARYGINLEAQLKNK from the coding sequence ATGCGTATTGCTCGTTGGTATGTGCTTGCCCTTGTGTTGGCGATAATCTGGCTGTCGGCAAAGCCGCTGTTTAAAAGTCGTGAGCTGGGAAGTAAGGAACGTCCTATCAATCTTATGCTCACACCATCAACGGATGCTCAAGCCATCATCAGGAATGGTGAGGAGCTTGGAGCCTACTTGTACAAGAAGACCGGGCTCCATGTTCGGGTATCCGTCCCAAACTACTACATCACCGTGGTTGAAGCCTTTGGAACAAGCAGAGCCGACATAGCCATTATGAATACGTTTTCGTATCTGCTGGCAAACTCGAAATACAATGCACAACCTGTCCTGAAAGTAAAACGCAGGCATGGTGAATTGAGCTATAGAGGAGAATTTATCGTGCGAGCCGACAGAGGGATCACGTCGCTTTCGCAACTTGAAGGTAAAACCATTGCGTTTGTTGACCCATCGAGTACTAGTGGCTATATCTACCCATCCGAAATGTTAAAACGGCAAAACATTAAACCGAAGGAAGAAATGTTTGCAAACGGTCACAGTCAAGTGGTAATGAAGGTTTACCAGGGCGAGGTAGATGCAGGAGCTGTGTTTTATTCGCCACCTGATACGGTCACGGGTGAGCTTTTGGATGCACGGTGCAAGGTTGCCACGCAATTCCCAGACGTCTATGAACGGGTTAAAATCATTGCTCTTACGGATCCCATTCCTAACGATCCCGTGGTTGTACGCAACGGATTACCACATGAGATCGTAGAAAAACTTGTGTCAGCATTAATGGAGTTTCAGACAACGGACCAGGGTAAGGCTGCCTTGATGGCAATTGCGAGCGTAGAAGGGTTTGTGCGCACAAATAACAGCGATTACAACGAAGTACGTAACCTTGTAGCCCGGTACGGAATTAACCTGGAGGCTCAACTAAAAAACAAATAG
- a CDS encoding YtxH domain-containing protein, with product MDNKNSATGSFLAGVLVGGAVGALLALLFAPKSGRDLRRDIAETGEDLLDKAGTLIKKGETQGEQMLNEGRIRAQKIVSSARQQAESILSSADTVLQEARQRAQAVKDRSESFGSESNA from the coding sequence ATGGATAATAAAAACTCAGCAACTGGTTCCTTCCTGGCTGGTGTTCTTGTCGGGGGTGCAGTAGGGGCCTTGCTTGCACTGTTATTTGCACCGAAGAGCGGCAGAGATTTGCGCCGTGATATTGCTGAAACTGGAGAGGACCTCCTGGATAAGGCTGGCACCCTTATTAAAAAAGGTGAAACGCAAGGTGAACAGATGCTGAATGAGGGACGAATACGTGCTCAGAAAATCGTCAGCAGTGCGCGTCAGCAAGCTGAATCAATTCTTAGCAGCGCCGACACTGTTTTACAGGAAGCACGTCAGCGTGCCCAGGCAGTAAAAGATCGTAGTGAGTCATTTGGGTCTGAATCGAATGCATGA